In Thiovulum sp. ES, the genomic stretch TTTATTTTTAAGTTTAGAAAAGCTTTTCTTAAGTATTCTTTTCTTATTCTATATCTAAAGCTATTCGCTTTTAACTTTGTCAAGCAAAGTAAATATAAATTTTTTAAGGTTTTTTTGTGAGTATTTTTAACTATAAACTTTCAAACACACTTGCAACAATTATGTTTGGAACTGCTCTAACTTTTACAGGTTGTGGTTCTGACGATGACGATGATACAACTCCAACAACAGAAGTAGAAACTGGTGAAAATACAGAAGTAGAAACTGGTGAAAACACAGAAGTAGAAACTGGTGAAAACACAGAAGTAGAAACTGGTGAAAACACAGAAGTAGAAACTGGTGAAAATACAGAAGTAGAAACTGGTGAAAACACAGAAGTAGAAACTGGTGAAAATACAGAAGTAGAAACTGGTGAAAATACAGAAGTAGAAACTGGTGAAAATACAGAAACAGAAACTGAAGTAGAAACTGGTGAAAATACAGAAACAGAAACTGAAATTTCTTCAAATGGATATGAATTTTCACAAACAGCTATTCAAAATGTTTCTGGAGAAATCACAGAAGATACAACTTGGACAAATGATAAAGTTTGGCAACTTAGTGGTTCTGTAAATGTTATCGCTCCCGCTGTTCTTACAATTGAAGCTGGAACAGTCGTTACAGGTGCAAATGGTGCTGACTATCTTGCAATTAATACTGGTGCAAAAATTCATGCTGAGGGAACAGCTGAATCCCCAATTATCTTTACATCTCTTCAAGATTTAGCGGGTCAAGGTGCTGTTAGTCAATGGGGTGGATTGACAATTCTTGGAAATGCACAAAGTAATAAAGGAACTTCAGTTTATGAAGCTGGGACACAAAATTTTGCTAGTGAAAGTGCCGATGCAAACGGAGAGAGTAGCGGTGTTCTTAAATATGTTCAAATCAAATATACTGGTTTTGAAGTAGAGGCTGACAAAGAGTTAAACGGTCTCTCTCTTGCGGGTGTTGGTTCAGGCACAGAAATTGATCATATTGAAGTTTATGTTGGTGGAGATGATGGTATCGAACTTTGGGGCGGAACTGCAAATCTTTCTCATGTAGCTATTATTGGAGCTGGTGATGATTCACTTGATTGGACAGATGGTTGGACAGGAACAGCAGATCATGTTTATATCCACCAAACTGAAAATGTTACTTCGGACGATCCAAGAGGAATCGAAGCAGATAGCAATGGAGACAATCCAACACTAGAGCCTATTTCAAATCCAACAATTTCAAATATGACAATTGTCGCTGATGATGAAAATGCTCAGCAGGGAATTCTTTTAAGAAGAGGAACAAGTGCTTCGATTTCAAACTCAATTGTTGTTGGAAGTAGAGAAAAATCTTGTCTTGAGTTTCGAGACTCGGCAACTTTAGATACACAACCAATTTTTGAAAATGTTGTTCTTGGTGGTGGTTGTTCTGCTCATTTTGGCGGAGATGATGGTGTAGAAGCTGATGGTGTTCAAAATCAATTTGAAGCTGGAACAAACAACTCTGTTTCCGATGAGGTCGATCCAATGGCAATTGCTCAATCTTATGAAGGAGATGATTATATTGGTGCTTTCGATCCAAATGCTGAAAGCAAATGGACAGACGGCTGGACTCACGAATTTATTCAACCAAAATTCGTTCAATAATTATAAAATTCTAACTTGGGGGATATTTTCCCCCGAAATCAAAAAATATTTTAAAGGTAATTAATGTTTCATAGATTGTTTCTTTCCTCTGTTGTGGCTGGAACTCTTTCATTGTCGTTATCGGCAAGTTCTATCGAAAATCTTGCAGAAGAGCTTGTAAAGTTACGAGCTGAAGTGGAGAGACTTCACGAAGATGTTGATACAGAAAAAGAGAGTTTTAAAATGAAATTTAAATCTCTGCAAATGCAAAAAACGGAATTAGAAGCTAATATCCGAAGAGAAGAGACAAGAATTCAAAATTTAAAACTCAATTTAGATAAAGCAAAAGAAGAGAACACAAAAAGAGTGGAAGATAGTCAAAATTTACAACCTCTTGCTCTTGAAACTATTGAGGATTTAAAGGGAACTCTACGACAAACTTTACCTTTTAAAGTCAAAGAGAGAGAGAGTGCGATTAAAGATTTAGAGTCTTTAATTCTTTCAAATGCAATTGCTCCAGAGAGTGCATTAAATAAAATTTGGTCTTTTATCGAAGACGAAATTAGTCTTACAAAAACAAATACAATTCACAAACAGACTATTCATATTGATGGTGAAGATAAACTTGTTGATGTTGCAAAAATTGGAATGATGATGCTTTTCTTTAAAACAAATGAAGATAAAACAGGATACTTGAAACCAGATAGAAGTGGATACTCATATGCTAAAAATGAAGATGAGGAAAAACTTATTTTGAATCTTTTCGATTCAATAAAAAAAGGTATCCGAACAGGATATTTTCAAATTCCAAACAAACTTAATACTGGGAGAAATCACTAATGAGATTAGCATTATTAACAATTTTCTTTTCAGCACTTCTTTTTTCAGCTGAAAATAAGAGCGATCTTGAATTAGCTTATGAACAAGAGTTTGCATTTCTTGAATTGCAAAAACAGGAATTACAAAAAAGATTAAAGCAGATTAGAAAGAAAAATGCGGGAATGCTTTGGAGTGCAGAGCGAGAAGTTAAAAAACTTCAAGATATTTATGTTGGTCGGCAAGAGGAGGCTGAAAATATCTCAAACACTGCTCAAAGATTAATACTAGAAACTGAAGAGTTGAGTTTTAACAAAGATATTCTTGGAAACACAATTATGCAATCCGAGAATACTCTCCAACAATATAATCCAGATTTCTCAAATGATTCAACTCATCCTGAATCTTCCCAGTTGAAAAAAGCTTTTATTTTAGGACAAAAAACAATTCTTGATTTGCAATCAATCCGAAAAGAGAAAGGGTCTTTTTTTCTTGCTGATGGAAAAAGTGTAGATGGAACAATTGTAAAAATTGGAAATATCGCTTCTTACGGAATTACTGGAGAAATTCAGGGAATGCTTGCACCTGCTGGTGGAGATAGATTAAAAATTTGGAATGCTCCTGCTTCTGAAACTGCAAACAAATTGAACAGTGGCGGACAAATCCCAATTCTTGATATTTTTCTTTACGAATCATTGATGAAAGAGATTTCTGAAAGAAAAGAGAAAACTCCACTTGAAGTTATTAATAGTGGTGGTTTAATTGGTTGGGTTATTGTTGGACTTGGTATTTTTGCACTTTTCCTTGTGCTTCTTCGTGCATTGTTCCTGCAAAGTGCAAGTGGAAATACAGATAAACTCTATTCTCAAATAAAAGATGATGTTGAAAATGGTCGAATTAAAGATGCTCTTGAAACAAGTCATAATAGTAGAACTTCAATTGCAAATGTTATGAATGCGACTCTGCGAAATATTGATCGAGAGCGACAACATCTTGATGATATTATTAGTGAGGCAATTCTCCATGAAAGCGGACGACTTGATAAATTCAATATCTTAATTATGGTTATCGCAGCAGTTGCACCACTTCTTGGTCTTCTTGGAACTGTTACGGGAATGATTACAACTTTCGACCTCATCACAGAATTTGGAACGGGTGATCCAAAAATGCTTTCAGGTGGTATTTCTGAAGCTCTTGTTACAACTGAACTTGGTCTAATTGTTGCTATTCCAGGTCTTATTTTTGGAAATCTTCTCTCTGGTTGGGCTGAAACTATCAAAGATAATATGGAGCATGTTGCTCTTAAAGTTTCAAACAAATATGCTATTTATTTAGAGTCTCGAAACTCTGAAATCTAAGAGATTATCATGTTAGAGGCTCTACTCTTTTTCTGGGAGTATGCTCAAAATGGTGGGATAATTATTATTATTCTCACACTTTTGACAATCTTCCTTTGGTATGGTCTCGGATTTAGATACCACCTTCTCAAGCGAGGAGATGGTAGAAATCTCCGACGACTTTTTGAAAAATATCAGTCTGGTAAATTTCAGAATCGACAACCAAAAGGCATTGTTGATCGTGCAATTATTGAAGCCATTCAAATTAAAAACGAACGAAAAAACAACTTACGAGAACATCTTGATGAAGCTTTCTACAAATATATTATGGAGATGAGGTCTTTTTCTGGATTAGTTCAAATTATTGTTATTGTTGCTCCACTTCTTGGACTTCTTGGAACTGTTACGGGAATGATTGAAACTTTTGACTCACTTGCTGATATGGCTCTCTTTTCTCAAAGTGGTGGTATTGCTGGTGGTATTGCACAGGCTCTTTTTACAACTCAAATGGGTCTCATTGTTTCTGTTCCTGGACTTATCATCGGAAATATGCTTCTTCGTAAGCAAGAAAAAATCGAAACAGAATTAAATCAAATAAAAGATTTAATAACAAGTTTTGACGAATCATCAAAAATTAACTTAAGCAAGGAATAACATGAGATGTAGAAAGAAAAAGGGTCAAACTGATATTGATATTTCTCCACTTATCGATATGGTTTTTATTCTGCTAATCTTTTTTATGGTTAGCACAACATTCGTTAAAGATATGAAACTTGACATCAATAGACCAAATGCCTCTAGTTCAAGTTCAGCTTCAACAAAATCTATTCGTGTCTATATTGATAAAAGTGGTGAAGTATATTTCCAAAATCAACTTGTCAAAATTTGGGTTTTGCAAGGTCGAATTCGAGACTTATTAAAATCAACTGGACAATCGTCTGTTCTTGTCATTACAGATAGCGGAGTTCGTGCGGACAAACTTGTAGAAGTTGTTGATCAGTGCAAACTTGCTGGTGCTAAAGATGTAGGTGTATCTACTGAAAAAGAGATGTAGTCCATGGAAGAGTTAGCAAAAAAAGCTAGATTTAAAGCTATCTTTTGGATGTTTGGAGGATTTGCTTTTATTGTTTCAACAATCTTTTTTATGAATGCAAATAATTTGCCAAAACTTCCTGAAAAGAAAGAAAAAAAGATAGCATTTGAAGCAAAAAAGACTCCACCAAAACAGAAGAAAAAACCGAAACCTAAACCGAAGCCGAAGCCAAAACCGAAACCAAAATCAGCACCAAAACCTGCAATGCCAAATTTAGGTTCTTCGATTTCTGGAGTCTCATTTGGAATGGGAAGTTTTGGAATTGATAGCGGAATTGGAAATGTTGGTGATAATGTTCTTGGAGACATGAAAGATGTTGTTATGACGGGAGACTCGGTAGATGTTCCACCAGAAGCAACAGAGAGGTCTCCATTAGAATATCCACCAAAAGCAAGAGCAAGAGGAATCGAAGGTTATGTTCTTGTAAATATTCTAATAAATGAGGCTGGTTCAATCGAAAAAGTTAAAGTTTTAGAATCTGATCCCGCAGGAACTTTTGATGATGTCGCAGTCGCAAATATAAAAACTTGGCGGTTTTCTCCTGCAATGTATAAAGGAAAAGCTGTCAAAGTTTGGGCAAAACAGAAAATCAAATTTGCTCTAAAATAGTTTCTCTCTTATCGGGTTTTGTACCCGATAATTCAAAAATCAAAAATAAATTCCACTCTCAAAACAAATTTTTTCCAAAAGTTTTTTGTGTTATAGTTTTAAGCAATAGAAAAATAAAGGTTTGCTTTTAATGGCTACATCAAAAAGAGTAGATATTCTTTCAGAATCTATCACAATGGCTATCACTTCTCTGGCAAGAGATTTAAAAAGAGAGGGTAAAGATGTTCTCGGTTTTTCAGCAGGAGAACCAGACTTTGATACTCCGCAAATTATCAAAGATGAAGCAATAAAAGCTTTAAATGAGGGTTTCACAAAATATACAGCAGTTGCGGGAATTCCTGAACTGAAAGATGCAATTGTTCATAAACTCAAAAGAGACAACAATCTAACTTATTCGCCAGACCAAATTATTATTAGCAATGGTGCGAAACACTCTCTTTTCAATATTTTTCAGGCTGTTTTAGAAAGTAGCGATGAGGTCATTATTCCTGCTCCATATTGGGTAACTTATCCAGAACTTGTAAAATATTCTGATGGTGTTCCTGTTTATATTGAGACAGATGAAAAAACTGATTTTAAAATCTCTGCGGAACAACTCAAAAGTGCAATTACTGAAAAGACAAAAATGTTGATTTTGACAACTCCATCAAACCCGACTGGTTCTATTTATACAAAATCAGAATTAGAGGAAATCGCTGAAGTTTTAAAAGATACTGAAATTCTTGTGATTGCTGATGAAATGTATGAAAAATTGAGTTACGACGGAGATTTTACGGCAGTTGCTTCAATTAGTAGTGATATGTTTGAACGAACTGTAACGATTAACGGACTTTCAAAAAGTGTTGCGATGACTGGATGGAGAGTTGGATATTTGGCGACTCCGAAAAAAGACCTCATCAGTGCTATGGCAAAACTACAAGGTCAATCAACTTCAAACATCAATTCAATTGCACAAAAAGCTTCAGTTGTCGCTCTTTCTGATGAGGTCGAACCTGAAATCGAAAAAATGAGAATTGCTTTTGTTGAGAGACGAGATTTTGCTGTTGAAAAAATCAATGCAATTGAAGGACTCTCTGTTTATAAACCTGCTGGTGCTTTCTATCTTTTTGTAAATATTTCTGAAGTTGAAAAAGACTCAATGAAATTTTCAAAAGAGCTTTTAGAAACTGAAGGTGTGGCACTTGTTCCGGGAATTGGTTTTGGTCTTGACGGATATGTAAGAATGAGTTTTGCAACTGATTTGGACACAATCGCTGAAGGAATTAAACGAATTGAGAAATTTGTAAAAAATAAAAAATAAATTCTTTAGATTCCTGCTTTCGCAGGAATTGGATACGGGACAATTTTCTGATTACAAGATTTAGTGAATTGCGGACATTGTCCATTTGAGTTGATTGAATTTATTTCCAATTTCTAAACAGAAATCATTTGCTGATGAGGTCGGTCGCCAAACTCCATTTTCATCTCGCTTCTGAAAGCCTCTTTTTTCCAAAATCAAATTCACTTCTGCTCCAGAAATTCCCAAAATTTTTCCAAGTTCCGTCGGTAAAAAATATGTTTTAGCACACGTGCTTAAATTTTCATGTTAGAATCAGAGTTCATTTAGGTTTCTCCAATTAAGATTTTCAAATAGAAGTTCCAGTTTCTACTTGATTGGAGGAATTATATAGAATATATTCCATTTTTACAAGAACATTAACCTTTTAAAATTGTTAAACTTTTTTTTAGGACACTTAATTCTTCTGCTTGTTTTAATAATTCAACTGTTTTAAAGAAACTTTTTGGAGGTTTATTTTTGTTGTTTGCCCAATTTGTTATTGATTTTTCACTAACACCAACTTTTTCAGCCAACTCCTTTTGAGTGATTCCAAGTTCTCGGCAAGTTTTTTTAACTAAATTTTCTTCATTTTTTGCCTCTTTTTTTTCCAAAAAATCCTCCATGCACTTTTTGAAATTTTACCTATTTTAATTTATTAAGAATTTATTGTTATATCTTTTGTTAAAATTATATTTACTTTATAAAAAAAGGAGTCCAATGTATTTTCCAATATTTACATTAACGGCTATGCTATTTCTTTCATCCTGTGGTAGTGAAAGTAGTAATTCTTCACAATTAAACAATTCATCCTCTTCAGAAGAAATAACTTCTGAAACGAATTCAGAAATAACTTCTGGATTAAGTAGAGTTTCTCCATCTTCAATTAATAAAGATTATTGGGGAGAGTGGCAAGAAGTTGGAACAAGAACAACAAAAAGACTTTACATAACATCAAAAACAGAACTTGAAAATATGATTATTCATGAAAATGATATTGTTGAAATAGATAATCAGTTCTTCATTCGAACTGGAGTAAATAATGTTAATTTAGAGGGTAAGGTCTACGGAGAAACAAACTTAAAAACAACCTCATCGATAAGATCTACAAAAGCAACTGGTTTTGTAAATATGGCAAATATTGAAATTTATCTTCAAAATATGGAAGATCAAGCAATAAATGTAACAACAGAAACAGATGAAAACGGAACTTTTTCGAACAACACACTTCCTGCTGGTGATTATTATTTAGAAGGAACAGATGATGGGAAAATTGTTTTAGAAGCTAATGTAACTCTCTCTTTTAAAGATGAAGATTTGGGGCAATTTAAAATTGTTGGTAGTGAAAATTCAAATTTTCGAGTTGTTCTTGGTCAAGACACTGAAAATATATATGCAAATGGAGAAATCTACGAAACAACTTTAAGAGTTAGAAACATTGGAACAAAACCTGGTTATGGTTTAAATTATGATATTGAAGTTCTTGGTGCAAATAGTTTTGAAGTAGAAAATAATATTGGAACAATCTTACCTGGTGCATTCACAGATATTAAAATTTCTATGAGTTTTTCACAGCAATACGAGAATGTCAAAGAATATCCAATAACAATTAAGATTAATGATGCAAATGGAAATCAATGGTACGAAGAGGTTGTTTTAAATGTTTATAAAGGTTATTTTACATTTAATTTTCAAGCTCAAAGTTCTTTGTCTGGTGTTTTGATTTATCCAAATGGAAAATCTGAAGAATTTAATGTTCAAAACAAAACAGATTTAAATCTTCCGTTAATTAGAGAAAATGAGAGTTATGCTTTTGTCTTGACAAATTACGGTGATTTAAATGCGGAAGCAATTTACGGAATTGGAATAGATACAAGTGTAAATATTTTAGCATTTTCAGATTTTAAAGATACTTCAGCATTTGAACCAAACAATGCTTTAAATACTGCTGAAATCCTTGAGGAAAAAAGTCAAATCACTTCTTATTTACATTTTAATGACATTGATTATTGGAAAATTATTACTGAAGAAGATAGTTCTAAAAATATGGAAGAGTTAAATAATTTAGAACCAAATGCTCGATTAAGTAAATCTTGGAATGATGAAAATTTAACTTTAAGTGCAGAAACAAGCACAGACGACGAAGGAGTTGTAAAATATATTTTTACAAGTTCAGTTGACGGTCTTCTTTATCAAGGAAATTTAAACTCAGTTAGTTCAAATGAGTTATCTGAAACTTCACATGAAATTAATTTAACTGTTGTTGATAAATGGGGTGAAACTGATACAACATCACAAATTATTGATATTTTTAAAAGAAATACTCCTCCGATTGCTAAATTAAAATCAAATTTAAATTCAATTAAAGAGGGAGAAACTGTAACTTTTGACATGTCAGATTCAAGTGATAATGTTGGGATAGAAAAATATATTTTAACAAGTGATCTTGATGGTGAAATTTACAATGGAACAAATTCAAATTTTTCAACTACGGATTTATCTGCAGGAAATCATACAATTTCTTTAAAAGCTATTGATGAAAAAGGATTAGAAAACAGTGAAAAGGTCAGTGTTCAGATTCTTGTAATTGGAGAAAAACCTGTTGCCGTTTTAAGTTTGTGCGATTCTGAAAATGTTGATTATGCTTTTCAAGAACTTTCTCCAAATATAGAAATTTGTATAACTGGTTCAAATTCAAGAAGTGTTGTTAGTACAATTTCAAAATATGTTTTTGAAAGTTCAATTGATGGTGTTTTATCAGAAAATTTAGATTCTTCAGTTTCTAAAAAACTTTCTGCCGGAAATCATGAAATTACACTTTTTGTTACTTCTAAGAATGGATTAAGTAGTGAAATTGTTTCTATGAATTTAATTGTAAAAACAAGTTCGCCAACAGCAATGATTTCGACTCAAAAAGAGGCTTATGGAAAAAATGAAAATGTTTATATCTCTGGAGAAGATTCTATTGATCCTGATGGAGATATTTCAACTTATACTTTTACAAGTTCAATTGATGGTGAATTATATTCTGGTGAAAATAATTTTGTAAATAAGATTTTATCTTTTGGAAAACATAAAATAACTCTTGTTGTAGAAGATTCAACTGGAGAAACTGATTCCCTTTCTAAAGAAATTGAAATTAAAAACCTGAAACCAACTGCTAATTTGTATGTTTCAAAAACTGAATTTAAGAAAGATGAAGAAATTATCTTAAATGGTTCTAGCTCTTTTGATTCAGATGGAGAGATTAAAAAATATATTTTTACAAGTTCTTTAAATGGAACACTTTACACAGGCGAAAGATCCAGTTTCACAGCAACAAGCTTAAAAGCTGGAGAACATGAAATTACTTTAACCGTAGAAGATGATAATGGTGAAAAAAATTCTACTGAAACAAAATTTACAATTTTAAATGAACTTCCGAGTGCAACTTTAGATATTGATGGTAGAAGTTTTTCACAACATGCAAAAGTTCAAATTGATGGTTCAGCTTCAAGTGATTCAGATGGAGAAATTGTTAAATATATTTTTAAGAGTAATCAAGATGGAATTATTTACAACGGTTCTCAAAGTATTGTTGAAATATCAACACTTTCTCCAGCTGAACACATAATTGAATTAGAAGTTGTAGATGACAGCGGAGCATCTGCTTATTCATCAAATTATAGAAGAATTACAATTATTGAAAATGGAAAACCTATTCCAGTTTTAGAAATTGAGGATAAAGAGTATCTTTTAGATGATGTTGTTTATTTAAATGGTTTATCTAGTAGTGATGAAGATGGGATCGATGATATTGTTTCTTACACATTTACATCATCAAGAGATGGAGAATTATATTCAGGAACAACAAATTATTTCCATGCTAGAAATCTTTCAATTGGTGATCACGAAATTTCTCTAACAGTTACTGATAAATTGGGACTAAGTTTTTCGGATATAAAAAATTTAACAATTACGAATAAAGACCCAGAAGCAAGTCTTGAAATTTCAGGAACTGAATATTATGCTGGTGAAATTGTTTATATGTCAGCAAAGAGATCAAGTGATGAAGATGGTGAAATTAAAAACTACACTTTTTCAAGTTCGTTAGATGGAGTTCTCTCAACAAACAGCGATAAGTTTTCAACAACAAATTTATCTGTTGGAACTCACACAATTACTCTGAGTATTGAAGATTACAATGGAGGAATTACTACAAAAACAGCAAGTTTAACAATTTTACAAAACTTAGCACCTGTTACAGTTTTAGAGATTGAAAATAGTAGTTATAAAAATAGCGAAATAGTTTTAATGTCGGGTGCTAATTCAGTAGATTCTGAAGGTTCAATTGTGAATTACAAATTCAGTAGTTCTCTTGATGGAATCTTATACACAGGTGTAAATAATAGTTTTCCAAAAAAAGGTTTTTCTGTTGGTGTTCATACAATGAAATTAGAAACAACTGATAATCTTGGATTGACAAGCGAATCTACAAAAATAATTACAATTGAAAACAGTTTGCCAACTGCGATTATTTCTCCTTTTGAAGAGAGTTATCTTTCAGGTGAAGAAATTAGTTTTTCAGGAGCAAGTTCTTCAGACATTGACAACTCAATTGAAAAATATAAATGGGTTAGTTCAATTGATGGTGAAATTGGGGGAGGAAAAAGCAGTTTTTACTATTCAGCTCTCTCAATTGGAACTCACACAATTACTTTAACTGTTACAGATGAAAATGGTGGAATTAATTCGACCTCATCAACAATTAAAATTGTTCAAAACAATGCACCCGTTTCTCTTTTAAAAATAACAGATAGTTCAGATATTGAAACAGCAAATTTCACAAAAGGTGAAACAATTAAATTTGATTTTAGTGGCTCTTCTGATTTAGAAGATACAGTTGCTTCTAAATTTGTTTTAACAAGTTCTCTTGACGATGAGGTATATAATGGGACAAGTTCAAATTTTACAAAAAGTAATCTTTCTGTTGGAACTCATGTTTTAACTCTAACTGTTTCTGACAGACTTGGTGTAACAAACTCAACTTCAAAAACAATCCAAATTTCAAATAAACTTCCGACTGCTGTTTTGACGATTGCAAAAGAGAGTTATACAACTGAAGAATCTGTAATTATCGATTCTCGTTCTTCAACTGATCCAGATGGAAATATTGCAGAATTTATAATCAAAAGTTCGCTTGATGGTGAAATTGGAACTACTTCTTATTTTTCTTTAAATGATTTGTCAATCGGAACTCATGTTATTCAATTAACTGTTGTTGATGATGATGATGGTGAAAATACTGTTTCTAACACAATTGAGATTAAAAGCTTAAAACCTGTGGCTATGCTAAATAGTGAATATTCAAGTTATTTAACTGGAACAACAATTAGTTTTGAATTTAACGGATCAATGGATAGCGATGGTGAAATTACCAATTATAAATTACTAAGCTCAATTGATGGTGAAATTTTTTCTGGATTACTTGCTGAAGATAAAATTGGAATTGAAGAAAATTCCCTTTCTGAAGGAATTCATAAAATAACTTTAACTGTTACAGATGACGATAGCGAACAAGCTGAAGACGAAATTGAACTTACAATTAAAGATGTCAATGAAAAACCAATTGCTGATTTATCTATTAATCAAGTTGATAGAACTGTAACTATTTTTGGACATAATTCAACCGATCCAGATGGTTTTATCACTCGATACAGATACAAAAGTAATATT encodes the following:
- a CDS encoding biopolymer transport protein (PFAM: MotA/TolQ/ExbB proton channel family), producing MLEALLFFWEYAQNGGIIIIILTLLTIFLWYGLGFRYHLLKRGDGRNLRRLFEKYQSGKFQNRQPKGIVDRAIIEAIQIKNERKNNLREHLDEAFYKYIMEMRSFSGLVQIIVIVAPLLGLLGTVTGMIETFDSLADMALFSQSGGIAGGIAQALFTTQMGLIVSVPGLIIGNMLLRKQEKIETELNQIKDLITSFDESSKINLSKE
- a CDS encoding TonB family protein (PFAM: Gram-negative bacterial tonB protein~TIGRFAM: TonB family C-terminal domain); translated protein: MEELAKKARFKAIFWMFGGFAFIVSTIFFMNANNLPKLPEKKEKKIAFEAKKTPPKQKKKPKPKPKPKPKPKPKSAPKPAMPNLGSSISGVSFGMGSFGIDSGIGNVGDNVLGDMKDVVMTGDSVDVPPEATERSPLEYPPKARARGIEGYVLVNILINEAGSIEKVKVLESDPAGTFDDVAVANIKTWRFSPAMYKGKAVKVWAKQKIKFALK
- a CDS encoding Protein of unknown function (DUF3450) (PFAM: Protein of unknown function (DUF3450)), whose translation is MFHRLFLSSVVAGTLSLSLSASSIENLAEELVKLRAEVERLHEDVDTEKESFKMKFKSLQMQKTELEANIRREETRIQNLKLNLDKAKEENTKRVEDSQNLQPLALETIEDLKGTLRQTLPFKVKERESAIKDLESLILSNAIAPESALNKIWSFIEDEISLTKTNTIHKQTIHIDGEDKLVDVAKIGMMMLFFKTNEDKTGYLKPDRSGYSYAKNEDEEKLILNLFDSIKKGIRTGYFQIPNKLNTGRNH
- a CDS encoding putative transcriptional regulator with C-terminal CBS domains (PFAM: Helix-turn-helix), which encodes MEKKEAKNEENLVKKTCRELGITQKELAEKVGVSEKSITNWANNKNKPPKSFFKTVELLKQAEELSVLKKSLTILKG
- a CDS encoding biopolymer transport protein (PFAM: Biopolymer transport protein ExbD/TolR), producing the protein MRCRKKKGQTDIDISPLIDMVFILLIFFMVSTTFVKDMKLDINRPNASSSSSASTKSIRVYIDKSGEVYFQNQLVKIWVLQGRIRDLLKSTGQSSVLVITDSGVRADKLVEVVDQCKLAGAKDVGVSTEKEM
- a CDS encoding aspartate/tyrosine/aromatic aminotransferase (PFAM: Aminotransferase class I and II); translated protein: MATSKRVDILSESITMAITSLARDLKREGKDVLGFSAGEPDFDTPQIIKDEAIKALNEGFTKYTAVAGIPELKDAIVHKLKRDNNLTYSPDQIIISNGAKHSLFNIFQAVLESSDEVIIPAPYWVTYPELVKYSDGVPVYIETDEKTDFKISAEQLKSAITEKTKMLILTTPSNPTGSIYTKSELEEIAEVLKDTEILVIADEMYEKLSYDGDFTAVASISSDMFERTVTINGLSKSVAMTGWRVGYLATPKKDLISAMAKLQGQSTSNINSIAQKASVVALSDEVEPEIEKMRIAFVERRDFAVEKINAIEGLSVYKPAGAFYLFVNISEVEKDSMKFSKELLETEGVALVPGIGFGLDGYVRMSFATDLDTIAEGIKRIEKFVKNKK
- a CDS encoding biopolymer transport protein (PFAM: MotA/TolQ/ExbB proton channel family) yields the protein MRLALLTIFFSALLFSAENKSDLELAYEQEFAFLELQKQELQKRLKQIRKKNAGMLWSAEREVKKLQDIYVGRQEEAENISNTAQRLILETEELSFNKDILGNTIMQSENTLQQYNPDFSNDSTHPESSQLKKAFILGQKTILDLQSIRKEKGSFFLADGKSVDGTIVKIGNIASYGITGEIQGMLAPAGGDRLKIWNAPASETANKLNSGGQIPILDIFLYESLMKEISERKEKTPLEVINSGGLIGWVIVGLGIFALFLVLLRALFLQSASGNTDKLYSQIKDDVENGRIKDALETSHNSRTSIANVMNATLRNIDRERQHLDDIISEAILHESGRLDKFNILIMVIAAVAPLLGLLGTVTGMITTFDLITEFGTGDPKMLSGGISEALVTTELGLIVAIPGLIFGNLLSGWAETIKDNMEHVALKVSNKYAIYLESRNSEI